DNA sequence from the Stigmatella aurantiaca genome:
ATCTGGTCATAGGCCAGGAACGTGGCGCCGCCGGTCTTGGCCAGCACCTTGGTGATGGCGGCCGTCAGCGACGTCTTCCCGTGGTCCACGTGTCCAATCGTCCCGATGTT
Encoded proteins:
- a CDS encoding GTP-binding protein → MAKEKFERNKPHVNIGTIGHVDHGKTSLTAAITKVLAKTGGATFLAYDQ